One genomic region from Natronomonas salsuginis encodes:
- a CDS encoding NAD(+)/NADH kinase — translation MHLGIVAKRDTPRAAELADRIRRRVDATVTLDEATAEALDADGRAVEALSACDLVVSIGGDGTFLFTAREVSPTPIMGVNLGEVGFLNAVSPGDCVEAVETAVDRIRSGDATFQELPQIRAEGEGWSLPAAVNEIATLGPQRGRNNGLGMELRVDGELYSGGRADGVLVSTAAGSTAYNLSEGGPLVHPDLSAFVITEMCAAESMPSLAVPTAAEITVLVEEADHAFVIADGRTRERIDPPTTVRLRPAETPVRIAGPPLEFFAALGKLE, via the coding sequence ATGCACCTCGGCATCGTCGCAAAGCGTGATACCCCGCGTGCCGCCGAGCTCGCCGACCGAATCAGACGGCGCGTCGACGCGACGGTCACGCTCGACGAGGCGACCGCCGAGGCGCTGGACGCCGACGGACGGGCCGTCGAGGCGCTGTCTGCGTGTGATCTCGTCGTCTCGATCGGCGGCGACGGGACGTTTCTGTTCACTGCCCGCGAGGTCTCGCCGACGCCGATTATGGGGGTCAACCTCGGGGAGGTCGGCTTTCTGAACGCCGTGTCGCCGGGCGATTGCGTCGAGGCCGTCGAGACGGCGGTCGATCGGATCCGAAGCGGTGACGCCACGTTTCAGGAGCTTCCACAGATCCGAGCTGAGGGCGAGGGGTGGTCGCTCCCGGCGGCCGTCAACGAGATCGCGACGCTCGGTCCCCAGCGCGGGAGAAACAACGGGCTCGGGATGGAGCTCCGCGTCGACGGAGAGCTGTATTCTGGCGGCCGTGCCGACGGCGTGCTGGTCTCGACGGCTGCGGGATCGACCGCGTACAACCTCAGCGAGGGCGGCCCGCTGGTCCATCCGGACCTGTCGGCGTTCGTCATCACCGAGATGTGCGCCGCCGAGTCGATGCCGTCACTCGCGGTCCCGACCGCCGCGGAGATCACGGTCCTCGTCGAGGAGGCGGACCACGCGTTCGTGATCGCGGACGGGCGCACGCGAGAGCGGATCGACCCGCCGACGACGGTCCGACTCCGGCCCGCGGAGACGCCGGTTCGGATCGCCGGCCCGCCGCTGGAGTTCTTCGCGGCCCTCGGGAAACTCGAATGA